Proteins encoded in a region of the Bombina bombina isolate aBomBom1 chromosome 12, aBomBom1.pri, whole genome shotgun sequence genome:
- the NAIF1 gene encoding nuclear apoptosis-inducing factor 1 translates to MATPAKKRKMNFSEQEVDIIMEEMEKQKHVLINHFNAGVPLLTKSNAWHHILKRVNAISTCHRELAEVKKKWSDLKTEVRRKMSQARATVEGEGDVGTAPILLTPMQQRICNLLGESAILSLPAQECPTEIPGQVSLNSPETVTLSQIPTETTYTLEENVEYCTTETPTTVTSETPLEIISPSHEITVKPQELKNRIALNSARLLQEQRVTNLHVKEIAQHLEQQNDLLQMIRRSQEVQASAQERQAQAMEGTQAALSALIQVLRPMIKDVRRFLQSRTPSSSSTNDMGAQNGQSNNINQ, encoded by the exons ATGGCTACGCCAGCCAAGAAAAGGAAGATGAATTTCTCAGAGCAGGAGGTGGATATTATTATGGAGGAAATGGAGAAGCAGAAACACGTTCTTATTAACCATTTCAATGCTGGTGTGCCACTTCTTACCAAAAGCAATGCTTGGCACCACATCCTAAAGCGAGTCAATGCCATCAGCACGTGCCACCGTGAACTGGCCGAAGTCAAGAAGAAGTGGTCAGATCTGAAAACAGAGGTGCGCCGGAAGATGTCACAGGCACGTGCCACGGTGGAGGGAGAGGGTGACGTAGGCACGGCGCCCATTCTGCTGACCCCCATGCAACAGCGTATTTGTAACTTGCTGGGCGAAAGCGCCATCCTAAGTTTACCAGCCCAGGAGTGCCCAACGGAGATACCTGGGCAGGTATCCCTGAATTCGCCCGAGACCGTCACGCTATCCCAGA ttcctACTGAAACAACATATACGCTTGAAGAGAATGTAGAGTATTGTACAACAGAGACCCCCACAACTGTAACATCTGAAACCCCTTTAGAAATTATATCTCCCTCCCACGAAATCACAGTCAAACCACAAGAGCTGAAAAATCGTATAGCTCTGAACTCAGCCCGACTCCTTCAGGAGCAGCGAGTGACTAATTTACACGTGAAAGAAATCGCTCAGCACCTTGAGCAGCAAAACGACCTACTGCAGATGATCCGACGCTCGCAGGAAGTGCAGGCCAGTGCTCAGGAGAGGCAAGCACAGGCCATGGAGGGGACTCAGGCGGCACTAAGTGCGCTCATTCAGGTGCTCCGGCCAATGATTAAAGATGTGCGTAGGTTCTTACAGAGTAGAACCCCTAGCTCATCTAGCACCAATGACATGGGTGCTCAAAATGGACAGTCAAATAATATCAATCAATGA